From Triticum aestivum cultivar Chinese Spring chromosome 4A, IWGSC CS RefSeq v2.1, whole genome shotgun sequence, a single genomic window includes:
- the LOC123083453 gene encoding transcription factor MYB53, translated as MGRSPCCDGEAGVKKGPWTPEEDKLLVDYIQEKGHGSWRRLPKLAGLNRCGKSCRLRWTNYLRPDIKRGRFTEDEEKLIIHLHSLLGNKWSSIATKLPGRTDNEIKNYWNTHLRKKLLGMGIDPVTHRPRTDLSLLAGLPGLLAAAGNFGGAGSATGAWDMNALRLQADAAKFQLLQGLVRALTTAAVPALAPGMDNLMALLAASNGGQNGAGGVDQSMLLQQCQWDGMNNLPALTNSAPASGMHNISGMFDSFGAGDGLSSTELGCHGGASGSNVTVDAVAPPRPMVANDRDCNNNGGGGVSCEQTPASSPFDGLESLNLMDDLNTDGSWKDLLDQMSWLNSSEL; from the exons ATGGGGCGGTCGCCGTGCTGCGACGGGGAGGCGGGCGTGAAGAAGGGCCCGTGGACGCCCGAGGAGGACAAGCTGCTGGTGGACTACATCCAGGAGAAGGGCCACGGCAGCTGGCGCCGCCTGCCCAAGCTCGCCGGCCTCAACCGCTGCGGCAAGAGCTGCCGCCTCCGCTGGACCAACTACCTCCGCCCCGACATCAAGCGCGGCCGCTTCACCGAAGACGAGGAGAAGCTCATCATCCACCTCCACTCCCTCCTCGGCAACAA GTGGTCGTCGATTGCTACGAAGCTGCCGGGGAGGACGGACAACGAGATCAAGAACTACTGGAACACGCACCTGCGCAAGAAGCTGCTCGGCATGGGCATCGACCCCGTCACGCACCGCCCGCGCACCGACCTCAGCCTGCTCGCCGGGCTCCCGGGCCTCCTCGCGGCAGCCGGTAACTTCGGCGGCGCCGGCTCGGCCACGGGCGCTTGGGACATGAACGCGCTCAGGCTGCAGGCCGACGCCGCCAAGTTCCAGCTGCTTCAGGGGCTCGTGCGCGCGCTCACCACCGCCGCCGTGCCCGCGCTCGCGCCCGGCATGGACAACCTCATGGCACTCCTCGCCGCCAGTAACGGCGGGCAGAACGGCGCCGGCGGAGTCGACCAGAGCATGCTGCTGCAGCAGTGCCAGTGGGACGGCATGAATAACCTACCGGCGCTGACCAACTCCGCGCCGGCGAGCGGCATGCACAACATCAGCGGCATGTTCGACAGCTTCGGCGCCGGGGACGGGCTGAGCTCGACGGAGCTCGGGTGCCACGGCGGGGCGAGCGGGAGCAACGTGACCGTGGACGCGGTGGCGCCACCGCGCCCAATGGTGGCCAACGACCGGGACTGCAACAACAATGGCGGCGGCGGTGTGTCGTGCGAGCAGACGCCGGCGTCGAGCCCGTTCGACGGGCTGGAGAGCCTGAACCTGATGGATGACCTCAACACGGACGGTAGCTGGAAGGATTTGCTAGA CCAAATGTCATGGCTGAACTCAAGTGAGCTGTGA